The nucleotide sequence TCATCGATCAGAAACCAACGCTTATGGTAACGTATGTCGATATTGCTTAACCAGAAGCATTTTTGCCGATCGATCAAATAACCGATCTGGTTCACGTTTATACACATGGAAACGGCGCGGTCACTCCCGGGCTTCGAAAAAGCGCAACCGGGAGAGGTAATAGTCATATTTGTTCTCAGACAATTGAAAACGATCAGGGAAAACAGTGAAATGACAGAAATAAAAAAGATAAATGTTTTATTTCCTTTCATAAATATCCTTCGACCGTGTTTCACGGATTTGCGCAGCAATATATACCCCGCAAGAGACGACAGAGCGGCGCCATATGGCCTTTTCGGATACGGCGCTACAGTGCCCCCTTACGGTGCTTTTCCGCCAATTTCACTATAAAATTATAAACGATAAAAGCAATGAACAAAACAAGGCCGAAACCGAACCATGCAAGCCCCCCCAGCATCATATCCGCCCCCGAACTGCTATCCGACTGATGGATATACGAGTTTTGCGGATTCTTTGGATTATAATAGACAACGACCTCCGTCCCTTCACTGTGCCTTGCCAAAAGGACTTGCGCTTCATTGTACCGGTAGGGACCTTCATCGGATGCCGAATATTCATGATTCCTGAATGTCTTGTTGTCGATACGATATTCATAAAGGTAATCCAGCACATACAAGTCAGGGGTATCGTCTTCCGTATCATATGGGCGTATTGAACAATCACACATCAATCCGGACGCGGACGGCCAGGATTTTACCTCCTCCTCCCACCGGAACCAGAAAAATCCCGCAACGAGAAAACCAAGTCCGAACAGAACACATAACCCCACCCAGATGAATTTTTCAGGATTATCAAACATACTCTTTATTATAAGGGGAAAACCTGTTGTCATTCAATAATTCCGCTTAATTGAGGATGTTGCATTTTTAATGCCATTCTGCTAAATTTGAAGACACACGAACACAAGGATTGGCGAATGGATGACAAACGGAAATATTCGAAAAAAAAGCCGCTCAAGCCGGGAAGAATATTCGGGTATGTGCTTATCACGCTTGGTATCATCAACTTCATAAATCTTGGAAGCCCGATACCTGTGCCGACCATCGGTCTGTCGGCAATTGCAGCGGGAATAATATTCACGGCCGGGGGACTGATTTTGCTTGTCCCGGATAAACGCTCGATCCTCAAAAAAATTACCGAATACCGGAAAAAAACCGAACCGCCGAAACCCCTCGCCGATCCCATGCTGCCGGTCAAGATCCTGAAGCTCGCCAGGGAACATAAGGGTATCCTTACCCTCTCCGATGTCGCGATCGAACTCAACATCCCCCTCGATGAAGCCGAAGCGGGATTAAAGGCATGCCTTCGCTCCGGCCAGGCAGTCGGTGATTTCGATATGTCAAGGGAAACGACCTACTACCGTTTTCATGAATACCTGCCCCCGGATAACTCCGAATCGTAACCGTCGGGCAACACTTACCCCGTTTATTTCAATCTCCCCGATTACTCTTTCTTTTTTATCGAAAGCGTATCGAATATCGTCTCGAGGCTGACGGCGAATCCAAGTCCTTCCACTTCGAAGCCGACAATTTTCTTTGAAATGATACCGACCAGGAATCCATTTTTATCAATGAGCGGACCTCCGCTGTTACCGGGATTGACGGCGGCGTCTGTCTGGATAAGTTCATTCCCGTCCTCTTCAAGATAATTGCTGATAATACCCTTGGTAACAGAATAGGAAAACTGTTTTTCCAGTGGCGTCCCGATGATGAAAATTTCACTGCCGATCGCAGGTCTGTTAAAATGCAGGGGGAGGTATTTAAATTGAGTCCCCTGGACTTTTAATAAGGCGGTGTCCTTCGATTTGTTGATTCTGACGACTTTTGCTTCCAGTTGAATATTGGAGTGGAAAACAATATTCACTTTCTCGACACCGCTTACCACATGGGCGGCGGTAAGGATATAGCCCTCGGAAGAAACAATGACGCCGCTGCCATGCGTGACGCCCGTTTTAATGGTAACAACCGCATCGAATAATTTTGAAATATCGTCCGGAAGCTTTACTTTTAGCGCGTCCCTGCTATAATTGATGTCGATATCAGCGTATGTCTCTTCCGTTTCATTTTCAACAGTTTTATCGACAAGAATTGCCGAAAGTTCTTTGTTCGCGAGAAGATCGCACATAGCGCGTTCAAACACGATATATGCAAGTTCGGCGACATTGATAGGCTCATCATCTTCCGTATAATATTCACCGTGCGTCGTTAATTTAAAAACGACCTTCTCCTTGAAACTGTCATATACCTGCCATTCGACATCCATACTGATATCATGTTCAAAAATCCTGCTTATCAATGTGTTTTTACCGCCGACATTAAAAAACAGGGAGGAGATGACACCGGCGATCTGGAATCGTGCTTTTTCGGAATTGCTTGTGTCAAAAAGATCATCTCCTTTTTCAAGCACCCTGTAACCATAACTGTTCAATATCTTTTCCCCGGTTTCCGTAAACTGTTTTTCTCCTTCTATTGTGGAGGATTCCCACTTTAGATCCTTAATCTGCGTCGGCGGCAGAAATAATTTTCCGATGACCGTTCCGTATGGTATTTTAATAATCACCTTCCGAAACGAAATCGTTTCCGAGTCATCAACCGTTATCGGCGTATCCGGTTCCTTGATTGTCTCCGGTTTTTTATACATATTCATCATGGAAAAACAGCCGGATAAAAGCATGAGCAACAGCGGAAAAAATATTATGTATATACGATATCTCTTCATTGAAACACTCCTTACTACTTTATAATTTTAACCTAATTACCCGGATATTCCAATGAAAAACGCTTTTTTTATATGAATTCCGTTTCTTGATCTTCGATACAACCTTTACATGAGGTTCCCGACATAATCGGGACATTCATACGATGGAAAAACACCCGCAACGTTCGTTCCACAAGCTGCGGCCGCTTTATCAAAATATTCCGGCAATCAGCCGCCCAGGTCGAGTTCACGGTAGCTTTCCTGTAACGCTTCCAGATAATCCGAAAGCTCCCGGGATTTTGCTTTCAGGGTTTTGAGTGAATATGGTTCCTGAATTGTGTCCATATGTTTCATTCTCGCTACGTCGAGTTGGATCTGTTTGAGTGCGGTGATCGATGAAGACAGCCTGAGTGAAATCATCTCTTTCTGATTTTTTAATTCGGTGATGGTCTTTCGGTGATGTTCGTATTGTGAAATCGATTTTTCATACTCTTTTTTTAGATATGCCGCGTCCGTATTTTCATATTTTGTTTTTAATGACGCGAGTGTCTCCCCGATTTCCTCTTCCGATACTGTTGTCAGTACTCTGTCAAGTTCCGTATCCCGCAGCAGCAATTCCTCGATCTGGCCGATAAAGCGTGAAAGCAGCTGTTCGAGTTCTCCGCCAAAATGCCTTTTCATTTCACGGTCTGTTTTTACCTGCCCGATAAGGCTATTTTTGATCGCTTCCGCCTGTTTGAGTACGCCGCTTCCCCCTCCCCGGGGAGAAAAATCCCCGTATTTTGGAGTAAAACGATGTTTTTTTATTTCCTCCCATACAATCCCCGCTTCTTTCAATTCCTCGATAAGGTATTTTTTACGGGCCCGGTGAACGGCAAAATGGACGAGAAATCCGACACCCCATGCGGCCGTAGGAATAAGCCACCACTGAAATCCACCCCAGGTAATATTATTGATGCCGCAAATAAATGCGGAAAACGCCAGAAAAGCCGTTCTATGATGATTGAAAGCCCCTTCCATTTTCTGTATCTTTCTGACCATAACCAGTTGCTCCGGGTCCAGTTTTTCGAGAGGCAGAATCTGGTTCCGCGCTTTTTTGGCGTTCAACACATACTGAAAATGCGAGGCAAGTCCTATTCCCCACGCGCCAAGTGGAAAATAAAACCAGGGGAATTGTGCGCTTGTAAGCATATTGAGAACGAAGAGAAAGGCGTTTGCCGCCCCGAAGACGACCGCATGGGCGCTGAATCCAGTAACGGCACCCCTTACCTTTTTGAGTATTTTCTTTTTTAAGTTCTCAAAAAAAGTCGGCGACGTTTTACCCCGATCGAATACCTCGGGAGAAAACGATCGGTTTTTTTCCTTATCCGGATACATAATGATTATACCTCCGTGAAAGGGTGTCGATATATCTCGTTATTAAACAGGGAGTGATATCCCGTTCCCCTATTTATCATGCATAATAACAGAATAAAGCGGAAATGTATATCGTCATCATTATATGAATACACAAGGTTATCATTCTTCCTTTATACCAAGTATTTTTCTTACCGCGGCTTTGAATTTTCTGCCCCTGTCGAACTCATTGAGAAACATGCCGAACGAAGCGCATCCGGGTGAAAAAAGAAGCGAGGTGCCCGGCGAGGTGAATGATACCGCACGATTGACCGCTTTCTCCAGTTCGTCATACGGACCTTCGAAGAGAATTCCCGCCTCATCGAGAAGCCCGGTCAATTTATTCGTGGCCGTTCCCGCAAGCAAGACGATCTTTTCACATTCACCGATAACGTCGAGGAGGGGAGCAAAATCGATATTCTTGTCTGTTCCGCCGGTGATGAGAACAAGGGGACGGTTGCATCCGCGAATCGCGTGAATGGTCGCATGGGGAATCGTTGCCGCAGAATCATTATAATAGATTACCCCCTTATGTTCCAGAAACGCCTCGAGCCGGTGTTCAATGCCGGGAAACCCGGCCAGTCTCTCTGAAATTGTCCCTGTATCAAGACCTGCAAGCAGGCAGGCAAGCCCCGCACAGAGGAGATTCATCCTGTTATGAGAGCCTTTCAGGAGGGGCGCGGTATCGAAAAGCGTCTCCTTGTTATCCCCTATCCGGGCGATCCCCTGCTTCCCTTCCATCCATGCGCCCCTTTTTTCATCACCGAACGGTTTTTTTGAAAAGAAATATCGTTGTGCCCTACAGTCAGCGAACGCGGAAGCGGTTACCGGACAATCATTGTTAAAAACCGCACTGTCGGCGGCATCCTGGTTCCTGTAAATTATTTTTTTGTCCGCGATGTAATCATCCATGCCATGATAATAATTCATATGATCGGGAAAGATATTGGTAATCACCGAAATCCCGGGTTTCAAGACGGCCTTCCCGGCGAGATCGGCGAGCTGCCATGAGGATAATTCCAGCACTACCGGCTCTTCCGGCAATAGCGTCTCGACAAAGCCAAGGGGTGAAACCGTGATATTCCCCCCCAATCGGGCCCCTTTATGCCTTGCCGCCAGGCAGTAATGGATCGCGCTTGCCACCGTCGATTTTCCCTTACTTCCCGTCACGGCAATAATCGGATTGGATGAGAGTGAAAGGAAAAGAGAAATATCGGTCTCAATGGGAATACCGCTTGATTTTGCCGTGGCGAGGAAGGGGGAGTCTTTCGGTACACCCGGGTTTTTCACTACCAGATCCGTATCGCTGAAAAGCCGTTCCTCATGTCTTCCCAAAACAAACGAAACGGGAAATCCGGCAAGGCGCGCAAGAGAGGGTGCCAGGACCTTTTCATCCCGAAGATCGGTGACCGTCACATCCGCTCCGTGCCGTGCCAGAAACAGGGCGGATTGAAGCCCGCCCCCGTGAAGGCCCAAGCCCATGACGGTAACGCGAAGACCTTTGAATTCTTTCATGTTAATCTTCAACGGCAAACTCCTTCATGTTATTCCCGTTAAGATAAGGCCGTATACGGATCGATGCAAAAACATCGTTCCACTCAGCGGGAACGTCCTTTTTCAGTGTTTGAAAAACCTCAAGCTCCTCCCGGAATTTCTCGCTTTTCATGGATGATTCGATAATTCTCATGTGCGGTGAAACGAATGCAAGAGCGTTGTGAAGCAGGGGAAGCCGTTTCTCCCTTTCACAAGGAGCAAGGTCGATGAGATTCATGCACATTGTTTTATATTTGCAAATAAACGGGAAATACGGATAGATATGCAGGTCGCGGGGCAGAAAAAGGCGTGTAAAAAACCTCGTAAGCTCATCGTCAATCCAGATACCGCGCAGAAGATACCCCCGTCCGTGTTCTCCGATCCATGTTTCTGAAATTGTCTGCCTGATCACAAATGATTCGATTCTATCATCGACGATGTTTATCGATTCGAGGGGAATCAAAAGGGCTTCGATAAAAAGAAAGTGGGTCTCATATTCCGGTGTCGTGTCATTTGTCCCCCATCTGATAATAGTCCCGTACCGGGCACGAAATCCGAGGTCGACTTTTATAAAAAAAAGATATTCCGCGTCATTGATCCTGTAGAGTTTGAAAAAACATGGTTTCAGGATATCGGAAGGATCAAAAAAAAATGTACACCCTGAAAACAGGTCACCGGCCGGTTTGATGAACCGGCTGCAGCTTTCTCGCAGTGCCCTGATGTAGTGCTCTTCCGGTTCCCTTTTTCTCACGTCATGGTGAATGGGAAAATGGGGAACGGTAAAAGACTCTTTCAGTTTGAGAAAAAACTCTTCGTTTCCGGTAAAACGCTTTTCAATCCTTTTTTTTCGGGCGGGGACCCCCTCGATTATTTGGTTGATTTCCGGATCAACATAATTGATCGCGATGATATTTGTCAGTTCCTCCACAGCCCCTATCATAGCCCGGAAAATAAAGCTTTTCAATAGAATGTTGGCATTGACTTAACTCGACTTTACCACCATAATCTAATGCCGTAATATATGAAACCTAAATACTCATTCGCAATATTTTATTATGTAGTTTATCTTCTCCTTATTCAGTTTGCGTGCCCGGCATACCCGGGATATACCGATGAACCGGAGATTAACCTCGTCCATAACGGTGATTTCGAACAACCGCTTATCGATGGATGGAAAAAGGAATCCTTCACCGAAGGGGGGGGAATCGAAGCGGTCTCCGATAAAGTACACAGCGGAGAGCGTGCGGTCCGGATTTTTACCGGAATCAACCCGAATGACCTCCGGCTCATCCAGCTGATACCGGTAAAACCTGAAACCTATTACCGGCTTTCCTGCTGGATTGCAACGGAAAACGTGGAAGCGGGAAAAATCGGGGCAAATATTTCGATTATGGGCGGATATGAATACTCAGGAGATATCGAGGGGACAACGGACTGGCAATACGTCGAGATGTATTTCAGAACAAGTAAAGCACACCGCGATGTTAAAATCGGGGTGAGAATCGGTATGTACTATAATATCGTAGGCGGGATCGCCTATTTCGATGACGTGCGGATGACGGCGGTCGATTTTGTCCCGGCCGACTGCTTTTATTTGAAGAATCAGGAAAACGGCCGCAACGTTTCGAGTAATGTTTCCGCAGAAACCGCAGAAAATCCGAGAAAAGCGATCAGCATCCACAATATCAACCTGCCGCTGATCGCGCTTCTTGTTGCGATCGGACTGATCGTCGTGGGGCTTAATGTTTTCCTCACAATCAAAAGGGAGAAAAAGCGTGATCGAGTCGAATAACCTGCACCGGAAACCGAGTCCGTTCTATAGAAATATCAGGGACCTCAAGGAAATCTTCATTATTGCCGTATCCGTTATTGTATTCACCTATTTCTACACCTTCGTTGCCTACATTATCTCGAAGAATACGTTTCCTTCCAACTTCACCGATATGTGGTACATTTATGATGCCTGTCATTATACGAATATCGCCGATTGGGATTACGGCACAACGGAAGAACGCCGTGTCCTCATCGTGTTTCTCCCCCTCTTCCCCACCCTTATCAGGGGTTTAGGTTATATTGTCGGTGATTATCTTGTTGCAGCCCTTATTATTTCGAACATTGCCTATATTTTTGCCGTTTATTTCCTTTACAGAATTGTCCGTCTCGACTATTCGAAAAACACGGCGATACGGGCCGTCATTTATTTTTCGATATTCCCTTCCGCGTTCTTTCTGCATGGTGCTTATACCGAATCACTATTCTGCGCACTCATCATCGGAAGTTTTTACTATGCACGAAAATCTAACTGGGCGGTCGCGGGCATTCTGGGTGCGCTTGTCGCCGCGACACGACTTACCGGTATCGTCATTATTCTCTCCCTTTTGCTCGAATACCTGCACCAGAAAAAATGGAAAATCAGGGACATCCGGTGGGATATTTTATTTATCGGAATCGTTCCCCTCGGTTTGGTCTGGTATTTGTCGATCAACTACGAAGTCTTCGGTGATCCATTTCATTTTCTCAGCCTGCAGGAAGAAGTATGGAATAAACATCTCTCGCTTCCTACGGAAGGGGGATGGAATGCCATTATGAGTCTGCAATGGAAAGAGCCCAGCCAGTTCATCATCAGCGCCCTCGCGGAATTGATTGCCGTGGCGTACGCTCTTTTCTTCATCTGCTGGATGGTGATAAAGGAACGGCCCCTCTATACATCCTACATATGGCTGACGTTACTCGTTGTCACCTCCAATTCATACTGGCTCAGTCTTCCCCGGTATGTACTCCCCCTCTTTCCGATCTATATCATCCTGGCCGTCTGGTCGAAAAACAAGGCGGTTCATTTCATCATCATCCTTATTTTCCTCTCTTTCTACGCCTTTTTTGCCGGACACTACACACAGGCCCACTGGGCATTTTAACCCGGACTCACATCAATCGATGCTCCCTCAGCCAGGGTTCCTGCGTTCTGTGCAGTTGTTTGATATCGAGCGGAATACCCGCCGTCATAAGGATGAGGTGGTCGGCTTTCCGCCCGACCCATATATTCACCCATCCAAGAAGGTCCCGGTATCGACGGCCGAGAGGAGTGGGGGGGACGACACCGGTCCCGACTTCATTCGAAACGAAAATCAGGCTTGCCTCATTTTGATCATACAAATACATGAGTTCAACAAGTTCTTTTTCGATTATCGTTTTCGTATACTCCGGATGCCGGTCCGCATCGGCAGCCAGGAGATGATTGGCCGTGAATATGGTCAGGCAATCGACAAGCACGGCTTCGGTGTTTTTTATGTGCGCCCGGAGTGCTTCCGCCGGATGCAGGGGGGCTTCTATCGTATGCCACGGCCCCGGCCGTTTCTTCCTGTGCTTCAGGATACGGTCCTTCATTTCCTCGTCATGCGCGCCTGCCGTCGCACAAAAAACGACTCGGTGAAAAAGCCTTGCGGCCAGTGATTGCGCGTAATCACTCTTTCCGCTTCTGACACCGCCCAGTACAAAATATACCTTTTTCTCCATTACGACCCCCTTTGCCCCCACCATTGTTTGATCATATCGAGCGATGAATTAAAATCATCCTCGGAAAAAACCTCGAGTGTTACGGGATACAGGTAATGCCGCCGGATCAGCTCGTCGAAGATGGGAAAAACGTCCGCTTCCGGCATACGACGTATCGACGTGTGATCCCGTCCGTCGACACCATGAAGATGAATCACACGGATCTTCCAGGGATAGCTTTCGATGACCTCTATGGGATTTCCCTTCAGCTTCCAGATGTGCCCGATATCAAGACATATCGAGATATCAAGACACTCCAGAAACGGTATCAATTCACCGATCTCGTAACATTCAATATTCTCGACACTCATCATCCGGGGATGCGGAAGATACGGCAGCACCTTTGAGAGTGATTCAAAACAGCGGAGGGACCACTGTTTATATACGTTTTTTTTATCTGCTTGAGCCGGTCTTTTTTCTGTCCGATTGAGGTGGCATATATATGCAAATGGACCGATTGGTGATGTGAGGTCGATAATTCGCTTTATCTGGCTGATCGAATCCCGCCTGACTGCCGGGGATGAATCGCCCAGCCTTATATCGAGTGGCAGATGAACGGTATAGGTATGGCCGAAATCCCTTTTCAGTTCCCGCAATTCCCTGATAACCGAAAGCGACGGCAAATTTGTCCGGGTAAAGGATTCAAATAGAATCAACTCGATATCATCGACCAGGGGGGCCATTTTTTTTACATTTGGTATGATATCCGCCGGTATGACATAGGAAGTCGAACCGATGAGAAAAGGGAGTCCTTTCACGCGGCGAACCTCTCGAGGAGAATAAATCCGGCCAATCCCGTCACTTCGATGATTTCACAGACAGCACCGTACACATCGCCGGTAAAACCGGGCAGTCTCTTCATGATCCATATCCCTATCAGTTCGACAATTCCCCATGTTGCCGGAATAAGGAGGAAAACAATCCAGCTTTGTGAAAAGAAAAAATAAAGAGTGACGGCCACAACAATGGGGAAAAAAAGCGCCGATATATACTCTTTTATCCCGCACCGTTCATGAAACGCCTTTCCGCAGCCGTTCTCCCTTGCATACGGATACCGCCCGATGACATAGACGAGTGAGGAACGGCCGAGGACGGGAACGAGGAAAAGGCCCGCATAAAGGACGGAGTTCTGCCTTATGGAGACGAGGAGCAGGTATTTGAAAAGCAGGAGAAGGATTGCTCCGGTGATGCCGAAGGCACCGACATGAACATCTTTTAGTATTTCAAGCCGCCGTTCCCCTGTGACCGGGGCAAAAAGGGCATCGCAGCAATCGATAAAACCGTCAAGATGAAGCGCACCGGTAATAATCACCCAGACAAGCAGGATACATCCCCGTTGCAAAAAAAGGGGGAAAAGAATATCGCAGCTATAACCGGTGCCCGCTAAAAAACCACCGACAATCAGGCCGACAAACGGGAAAAGGAAGCACGAGCGGGCGACATCCCGTATCATAACGCGCCTTTTTTCAAAAGGGAGGATCGTTAAAAAAGCGAAAGCTTTTCGTAAGGCCTTGATCATCGTTACCGTTCCTTTTCCGTGACTCCGGCTTCCGAGAAGGTCGCCATTTCCAAAAGTATTTTACAGGCCGCTTCGATAATGGGGACGGCGAGGGCGGCGCCGGTTCCTTCGCCCAGCCGGAGCTGCAAATCCAGAAGCGGTACAAGACCCAGCTGACTGAGCATAACGAGATGGCCCTTTTCCGTTGAATTATGCGACGCAAAACAATATTTCCTCACTTTCGGACAAAGCGCATCCGCAATCAGGGCACCTGAGGTGGAGATCAACCCGTCGAGGACGACTGGAACACGGAGGGCGGCCGCGCCCAGAACGGCGCCTGCAATCCCGCAGATTTCAAAGCCCCCGAGTTTTGCCGCTATATCGATCGGATCGCCCAGTATAACATCATTATTCCCTATCGCCTGCTTTATCAAGACAATTTTCCGCTTCAACCGTTCGTCGTCGATACCCGTTCCACGCCCGGTTATCTCTTCGACGGGCCGTCCCGTGACGGCCGCAGCGATCGCCGTAGCGGCTGAGGTATTTCCGATTCCCATTTCTCCCGGAATAAAAAGACCGGTGTTCTCCCCCACCTCTTCTTCAAACAACCGGATCCCGGCCTCTATCGCTTTCACCGCCTGTTCTCGACCCATTGCTGATCCCCGGGAAATATCCGCGGTCCCGTATCCGATTTTTCTAATCCGTAAAAGGGGGTGCGGTTCCAGATCCGAAGCAACACCCATATCGACGATGAGGATACGTGCACCGATATGGCGGGAGAGAACATTGATCGCGGCGCCTCCTTTAAGAAAATTCCCGACCATCTGGACCGTCACTTCCTGCGGATATGCACTGACGCCGGAAGCGGCGATACCGTGATCGCCTGCGAACACCATGACCAGCTTTTCACCGGTAACCGGTTTTTCCGTTCCATAGATTCCGGCCAGCCTGATCGATACCGCTTCCAGCATCCCCAGGCTTCCCGCCGGTTTTGTCAGCAGGTTTTGCCGCATCAACGCCGCTTTTTCGGCTGCACGTGAAGTATCGGTTATCCTGCCGATCGTTTTTTCAAGAAGCTCCGGCATCCATTTCCCTCCGGTAACGATAATGATATTAATCGGGAATTTAGCGTATCGAAACAAGCCGGCTTTGTCCCACGGAGACAGAATCGAACAGGATAGACCTGTCAACGACATCGTATATTCCGGATA is from Spirochaetales bacterium and encodes:
- a CDS encoding carbohydrate binding domain-containing protein, which encodes MKPKYSFAIFYYVVYLLLIQFACPAYPGYTDEPEINLVHNGDFEQPLIDGWKKESFTEGGGIEAVSDKVHSGERAVRIFTGINPNDLRLIQLIPVKPETYYRLSCWIATENVEAGKIGANISIMGGYEYSGDIEGTTDWQYVEMYFRTSKAHRDVKIGVRIGMYYNIVGGIAYFDDVRMTAVDFVPADCFYLKNQENGRNVSSNVSAETAENPRKAISIHNINLPLIALLVAIGLIVVGLNVFLTIKREKKRDRVE
- the cobS gene encoding adenosylcobinamide-GDP ribazoletransferase, whose amino-acid sequence is MIKALRKAFAFLTILPFEKRRVMIRDVARSCFLFPFVGLIVGGFLAGTGYSCDILFPLFLQRGCILLVWVIITGALHLDGFIDCCDALFAPVTGERRLEILKDVHVGAFGITGAILLLLFKYLLLVSIRQNSVLYAGLFLVPVLGRSSLVYVIGRYPYARENGCGKAFHERCGIKEYISALFFPIVVAVTLYFFFSQSWIVFLLIPATWGIVELIGIWIMKRLPGFTGDVYGAVCEIIEVTGLAGFILLERFAA
- a CDS encoding DUF3592 domain-containing protein, which encodes MTTGFPLIIKSMFDNPEKFIWVGLCVLFGLGFLVAGFFWFRWEEEVKSWPSASGLMCDCSIRPYDTEDDTPDLYVLDYLYEYRIDNKTFRNHEYSASDEGPYRYNEAQVLLARHSEGTEVVVYYNPKNPQNSYIHQSDSSSGADMMLGGLAWFGFGLVLFIAFIVYNFIVKLAEKHRKGAL
- the cobU gene encoding bifunctional adenosylcobinamide kinase/adenosylcobinamide-phosphate guanylyltransferase, producing the protein MEKKVYFVLGGVRSGKSDYAQSLAARLFHRVVFCATAGAHDEEMKDRILKHRKKRPGPWHTIEAPLHPAEALRAHIKNTEAVLVDCLTIFTANHLLAADADRHPEYTKTIIEKELVELMYLYDQNEASLIFVSNEVGTGVVPPTPLGRRYRDLLGWVNIWVGRKADHLILMTAGIPLDIKQLHRTQEPWLREHRLM
- a CDS encoding serine protease, whose amino-acid sequence is MKRYRIYIIFFPLLLMLLSGCFSMMNMYKKPETIKEPDTPITVDDSETISFRKVIIKIPYGTVIGKLFLPPTQIKDLKWESSTIEGEKQFTETGEKILNSYGYRVLEKGDDLFDTSNSEKARFQIAGVISSLFFNVGGKNTLISRIFEHDISMDVEWQVYDSFKEKVVFKLTTHGEYYTEDDEPINVAELAYIVFERAMCDLLANKELSAILVDKTVENETEETYADIDINYSRDALKVKLPDDISKLFDAVVTIKTGVTHGSGVIVSSEGYILTAAHVVSGVEKVNIVFHSNIQLEAKVVRINKSKDTALLKVQGTQFKYLPLHFNRPAIGSEIFIIGTPLEKQFSYSVTKGIISNYLEEDGNELIQTDAAVNPGNSGGPLIDKNGFLVGIISKKIVGFEVEGLGFAVSLETIFDTLSIKKKE
- the murD gene encoding UDP-N-acetylmuramoyl-L-alanine--D-glutamate ligase; translated protein: MKEFKGLRVTVMGLGLHGGGLQSALFLARHGADVTVTDLRDEKVLAPSLARLAGFPVSFVLGRHEERLFSDTDLVVKNPGVPKDSPFLATAKSSGIPIETDISLFLSLSSNPIIAVTGSKGKSTVASAIHYCLAARHKGARLGGNITVSPLGFVETLLPEEPVVLELSSWQLADLAGKAVLKPGISVITNIFPDHMNYYHGMDDYIADKKIIYRNQDAADSAVFNNDCPVTASAFADCRAQRYFFSKKPFGDEKRGAWMEGKQGIARIGDNKETLFDTAPLLKGSHNRMNLLCAGLACLLAGLDTGTISERLAGFPGIEHRLEAFLEHKGVIYYNDSAATIPHATIHAIRGCNRPLVLITGGTDKNIDFAPLLDVIGECEKIVLLAGTATNKLTGLLDEAGILFEGPYDELEKAVNRAVSFTSPGTSLLFSPGCASFGMFLNEFDRGRKFKAAVRKILGIKEE
- a CDS encoding sugar phosphate isomerase/epimerase — translated: MKGLPFLIGSTSYVIPADIIPNVKKMAPLVDDIELILFESFTRTNLPSLSVIRELRELKRDFGHTYTVHLPLDIRLGDSSPAVRRDSISQIKRIIDLTSPIGPFAYICHLNRTEKRPAQADKKNVYKQWSLRCFESLSKVLPYLPHPRMMSVENIECYEIGELIPFLECLDISICLDIGHIWKLKGNPIEVIESYPWKIRVIHLHGVDGRDHTSIRRMPEADVFPIFDELIRRHYLYPVTLEVFSEDDFNSSLDMIKQWWGQRGS
- the cobT gene encoding nicotinate-nucleotide--dimethylbenzimidazole phosphoribosyltransferase, translated to MSLTGLSCSILSPWDKAGLFRYAKFPINIIIVTGGKWMPELLEKTIGRITDTSRAAEKAALMRQNLLTKPAGSLGMLEAVSIRLAGIYGTEKPVTGEKLVMVFAGDHGIAASGVSAYPQEVTVQMVGNFLKGGAAINVLSRHIGARILIVDMGVASDLEPHPLLRIRKIGYGTADISRGSAMGREQAVKAIEAGIRLFEEEVGENTGLFIPGEMGIGNTSAATAIAAAVTGRPVEEITGRGTGIDDERLKRKIVLIKQAIGNNDVILGDPIDIAAKLGGFEICGIAGAVLGAAALRVPVVLDGLISTSGALIADALCPKVRKYCFASHNSTEKGHLVMLSQLGLVPLLDLQLRLGEGTGAALAVPIIEAACKILLEMATFSEAGVTEKER
- a CDS encoding 2TM domain-containing protein; translation: MYPDKEKNRSFSPEVFDRGKTSPTFFENLKKKILKKVRGAVTGFSAHAVVFGAANAFLFVLNMLTSAQFPWFYFPLGAWGIGLASHFQYVLNAKKARNQILPLEKLDPEQLVMVRKIQKMEGAFNHHRTAFLAFSAFICGINNITWGGFQWWLIPTAAWGVGFLVHFAVHRARKKYLIEELKEAGIVWEEIKKHRFTPKYGDFSPRGGGSGVLKQAEAIKNSLIGQVKTDREMKRHFGGELEQLLSRFIGQIEELLLRDTELDRVLTTVSEEEIGETLASLKTKYENTDAAYLKKEYEKSISQYEHHRKTITELKNQKEMISLRLSSSITALKQIQLDVARMKHMDTIQEPYSLKTLKAKSRELSDYLEALQESYRELDLGG
- a CDS encoding glycosyltransferase family 39 protein — encoded protein: MIESNNLHRKPSPFYRNIRDLKEIFIIAVSVIVFTYFYTFVAYIISKNTFPSNFTDMWYIYDACHYTNIADWDYGTTEERRVLIVFLPLFPTLIRGLGYIVGDYLVAALIISNIAYIFAVYFLYRIVRLDYSKNTAIRAVIYFSIFPSAFFLHGAYTESLFCALIIGSFYYARKSNWAVAGILGALVAATRLTGIVIILSLLLEYLHQKKWKIRDIRWDILFIGIVPLGLVWYLSINYEVFGDPFHFLSLQEEVWNKHLSLPTEGGWNAIMSLQWKEPSQFIISALAELIAVAYALFFICWMVIKERPLYTSYIWLTLLVVTSNSYWLSLPRYVLPLFPIYIILAVWSKNKAVHFIIILIFLSFYAFFAGHYTQAHWAF